From a region of the Sporosarcina ureilytica genome:
- a CDS encoding ThiF family adenylyltransferase, whose amino-acid sequence MEKRYSRQTLFTPIGDQGQRKLTESTVLIIGCGALGTATSETLVRAGVKKLIIADRDYVEASNLQRQQLFTEQDAINGTPKVIAAKRRLTKIRSDIEIEAVLDHIDGPLMEQLSKNVHLILDATDNFETRLVINDVAWKRGIPWVYGACVGSLSTVYSFVPGETPCFQCLLPALPAVNETCDTAGIIAPAVQITAAHQSAEALKWLSGNKETIRTKMLTYDCWHNTSVEAGITRLKRDTCETCGHNPSFPALQKEAGTSFGVLCGRDTVQVIPDKGRLLTLEEVETVAKRLNQPYKKTPYFLEMMLNDYRCVIFANGRLLIHGLKDIQQGRKMYHQFFG is encoded by the coding sequence TTGGAAAAACGTTATTCGAGACAAACTTTATTTACGCCGATTGGTGATCAAGGTCAGCGAAAACTTACAGAATCGACAGTCCTTATCATCGGTTGTGGGGCGCTCGGTACGGCAACGTCTGAAACGCTAGTCCGTGCAGGTGTTAAGAAATTAATCATTGCGGATAGGGATTATGTAGAAGCATCTAATTTACAAAGGCAACAATTATTTACGGAACAAGATGCAATTAATGGGACGCCAAAAGTCATTGCAGCAAAACGTCGTTTAACAAAAATTCGCTCCGATATAGAAATTGAGGCGGTTTTGGATCATATCGATGGTCCGCTAATGGAACAACTTAGTAAAAACGTCCATCTTATTCTTGATGCGACGGACAACTTTGAAACGCGATTAGTCATCAATGACGTTGCCTGGAAAAGAGGCATTCCGTGGGTGTACGGGGCTTGCGTTGGTAGTTTAAGTACAGTTTATTCTTTTGTACCAGGAGAAACTCCTTGTTTTCAATGTTTATTACCGGCTCTACCGGCAGTTAATGAGACTTGTGATACTGCGGGCATCATTGCGCCAGCGGTCCAAATAACGGCAGCCCATCAAAGTGCGGAAGCGCTAAAATGGCTTTCGGGAAATAAAGAAACAATACGGACGAAAATGCTGACCTATGATTGTTGGCATAATACGAGTGTTGAGGCGGGAATTACTCGCTTAAAAAGAGATACATGCGAAACATGTGGACACAATCCTAGTTTTCCGGCTTTGCAAAAAGAAGCAGGAACAAGTTTCGGGGTTCTTTGCGGGCGAGATACTGTGCAAGTGATTCCGGATAAAGGCCGTTTACTAACTTTAGAAGAAGTAGAAACAGTCGCCAAGCGCCTGAATCAGCCCTATAAAAAAACACCTTATTTCTTGGAAATGATGTTAAATGATTATCGATGTGTTATTTTCGCGAATGGGCGCTTGCTCATTCACGGATTAAAGGATATTCAACAAGGACGGAAGATGTATCACCAATTTTTTGGTTGA
- a CDS encoding MFS transporter, producing the protein MIKKAQLPLQTLNLTVGFAVWVLISSLLPFIVEDISIPAERLAIVTALPIVLGSVLRIPFGYYANIIGARLVFLISFIILLFPVFYISAASSFMDLIIGGTFLGIGGAVFSVGVTSLPKYYPKEKHGLVNGVYGIGNLGTAVSTFSAPIIATQIGWTATVKLYLIVLVIFAALNFFLGDKAEPKVKAPIMDQIKSVYKDEKLWFFSLFYFITFGSFVAFTVFLPNFLVSYFGIEKVDAGMRTAGFIVLATAFRPIGGWLGDKFPPLNLLMVCFAGLTGAAVVLAFSPSIGLYTVGSLIIAVCAGAGNGLIFKLVPTFFNKQAGIVNGIVSMMGGLGGFFPPLLLSAVYSMTGSYSIGFMAFSQVALVSLILVIWLYYMERLKLASDVFESTGQGILVTNAEGTIESVNPAFTELTGYAEEEVIGRNPNVLSSGRQSSEFYTTMWGQIGQEGEWTGKLWNKKKSGEEYLELLSIHTVTDSTGEVLRYVGTFTDITPE; encoded by the coding sequence TTGATTAAGAAAGCTCAATTGCCGTTACAAACCTTAAACTTAACAGTTGGATTTGCGGTATGGGTATTAATCTCTTCTCTATTACCTTTTATTGTGGAAGATATTTCGATTCCCGCAGAGAGATTAGCAATTGTGACAGCTCTACCGATTGTGCTTGGCTCAGTTTTGCGTATTCCATTTGGATACTATGCCAATATAATCGGTGCTAGATTAGTATTTTTGATTAGTTTTATTATATTGTTGTTTCCGGTGTTTTACATTAGCGCTGCATCATCCTTCATGGATTTAATTATTGGTGGAACGTTTTTAGGGATAGGCGGAGCGGTATTTTCCGTCGGTGTAACGTCGCTGCCAAAGTATTACCCAAAAGAAAAACATGGTTTAGTCAATGGGGTATACGGGATTGGTAATTTAGGAACAGCCGTATCAACATTTTCCGCACCAATCATTGCGACGCAAATTGGGTGGACAGCGACTGTTAAATTGTATCTCATTGTACTAGTCATTTTCGCAGCACTTAACTTTTTCTTAGGGGATAAGGCAGAACCAAAAGTGAAAGCGCCTATCATGGATCAAATTAAGAGTGTTTATAAAGATGAGAAATTATGGTTCTTTTCATTGTTTTACTTTATTACATTCGGTTCTTTCGTAGCGTTCACCGTGTTTTTACCGAATTTCCTCGTGTCGTATTTTGGTATTGAGAAAGTAGATGCTGGTATGAGAACAGCAGGTTTTATTGTCCTAGCAACTGCATTTCGCCCAATTGGTGGATGGCTTGGGGATAAATTTCCTCCTTTAAATTTGCTTATGGTTTGTTTTGCAGGATTAACAGGAGCGGCTGTTGTTCTTGCGTTTTCACCATCAATTGGTTTATACACAGTCGGATCCTTAATTATCGCGGTCTGTGCTGGAGCCGGAAATGGACTGATATTCAAACTCGTTCCGACATTCTTTAATAAACAAGCAGGCATTGTAAACGGAATTGTTTCGATGATGGGTGGTTTGGGAGGATTTTTCCCACCACTATTACTCTCTGCCGTCTATTCAATGACAGGCTCGTATTCAATTGGGTTTATGGCATTTTCCCAAGTAGCACTCGTTAGTTTAATTCTTGTGATTTGGTTGTACTATATGGAACGATTAAAACTCGCTTCGGATGTATTCGAATCCACGGGACAAGGGATACTTGTAACGAATGCGGAAGGGACTATTGAAAGTGTTAACCCTGCCTTTACCGAATTGACGGGCTACGCGGAAGAAGAAGTAATTGGTCGAAATCCGAATGTTTTAAGCTCTGGCAGACAATCATCTGAGTTTTACACGACGATGTGGGGACAAATTGGGCAAGAAGGTGAATGGACAGGAAAGTTATGGAATAAGAAGAAAAGCGGAGAAGAGTATTTGGAGCTTCTCTCTATCCATACAGTCACTGATTCAACTGGTGAAGTGCTCAGATACGTCGGTACATTTACGGACATTACACCTGAGTGA
- a CDS encoding hemerythrin domain-containing protein has translation MAKTAKFKFSLPALRVLENEHQYLSYLMDEWHTIVLAFERNVYTVEEGHEALQSLRRLIVEFIEPLKNHTEKEEEFLFPMLAQYVGDEQGPVQATEEEHEEIDAYIGHFLHHTLGDVSHFTMEDMQQVVNDAAEAFEVLTVHFVKEESILFPMVDNILRIEEQDKLYEQLYTPII, from the coding sequence ATGGCTAAGACAGCTAAATTTAAGTTTTCGCTTCCAGCCCTAAGGGTATTGGAAAATGAACATCAGTATTTGTCTTACTTAATGGATGAATGGCATACGATTGTCCTAGCTTTTGAGCGGAATGTTTATACAGTTGAAGAAGGCCATGAAGCATTACAATCTCTTAGAAGGTTAATTGTAGAATTTATCGAACCGTTAAAAAATCACACTGAAAAAGAGGAAGAGTTTTTATTCCCAATGCTTGCCCAGTATGTCGGAGATGAGCAAGGACCAGTTCAGGCAACCGAAGAAGAGCACGAAGAAATCGATGCGTATATTGGACATTTTCTCCATCATACTCTGGGAGATGTCAGTCATTTTACGATGGAAGATATGCAGCAAGTAGTGAATGATGCTGCAGAGGCATTTGAAGTATTGACCGTGCACTTTGTGAAAGAGGAATCTATTCTATTTCCAATGGTAGATAATATTTTACGTATTGAAGAACAAGACAAACTTTATGAGCAGTTGTATACGCCGATTATATGA
- a CDS encoding response regulator produces MKIIIADDHAVVRSGFMHILNFQEDMEVVATAADGLEAYALVAKHRPDVILMDLSMPPGESGLIATGKIHEDFPETKILILTMHDDEEYLFHVLRNGASGYVLKNAPDEELLSAIRTVHSGDTYIHPTMATSLVREFVKHDIETLEDDPFKILTKREIEVLPLAAKGYGNKDIAEKLFISVKTVEAHKSRIMEKLNLKNRPELLEYALRKKLLNF; encoded by the coding sequence TTGAAGATCATTATCGCGGATGACCATGCCGTTGTCCGAAGTGGTTTTATGCATATTTTAAATTTTCAAGAGGATATGGAAGTGGTAGCGACAGCAGCTGACGGACTAGAAGCTTATGCCTTAGTCGCGAAACATCGACCTGACGTTATATTGATGGATCTAAGCATGCCGCCTGGAGAAAGTGGTCTAATCGCAACGGGTAAAATTCATGAGGATTTTCCAGAGACTAAAATTTTGATTTTAACGATGCATGATGATGAAGAATATTTATTTCATGTATTGAGAAATGGTGCATCAGGATATGTATTGAAAAATGCACCGGATGAAGAACTATTGTCAGCGATTCGTACCGTACATAGTGGCGATACGTATATTCATCCAACGATGGCTACATCACTTGTCCGTGAGTTCGTCAAACATGATATAGAGACCCTGGAAGATGACCCATTTAAAATATTAACGAAACGGGAAATTGAAGTATTACCGCTTGCCGCAAAAGGATACGGCAATAAAGATATCGCTGAAAAATTGTTTATTTCGGTCAAAACAGTCGAAGCCCATAAATCCCGTATTATGGAAAAGTTAAACTTAAAAAATCGACCCGAACTGCTTGAATATGCACTTCGAAAAAAGTTGTTAAATTTTTAA
- a CDS encoding sensor histidine kinase → MTELLNNQLTSLLMKMYDNSGEAIFFFDRSKRVIAMNRVAEKILDTEVVKRMMGGERKAICLSCKGYTSEQELRTCVSCYLSNPSADFSSFQVYLDTTGKGVIPYMASYQTIDEENGIRLLMLRDSTKQLATQEALYQSTMTKRIIKAQEDERKRISRELHDSVAQEMLSAVIDLRVLKYMEIDDKALKKIQQTEGSLMRLLEDIRHLSVELRPATLDDLGLEAAFRTHFKWIEKNYGLVIEFTANLQEKRYEGEIETVVYRVCQEAVFNAVKYAGTDLIAVSLFEQEGNLELHVEDEGIGFDINEGHSKGTGLGLYGMRERAELVGGRLIIQSKVEEGTRICLKVPLQ, encoded by the coding sequence ATGACAGAGCTACTGAATAATCAATTGACAAGTTTATTAATGAAAATGTACGACAACTCAGGTGAGGCTATTTTCTTTTTTGATCGTTCGAAGAGAGTAATCGCAATGAATCGAGTAGCTGAAAAAATTTTAGACACCGAAGTTGTAAAACGCATGATGGGTGGAGAAAGGAAGGCAATCTGTCTATCTTGTAAAGGGTATACGAGTGAACAAGAACTGCGAACTTGCGTTTCTTGCTATTTATCGAATCCGTCGGCTGATTTTAGTTCCTTCCAAGTATATTTAGATACAACAGGGAAAGGCGTAATTCCGTACATGGCGAGTTACCAAACGATTGATGAGGAAAATGGCATACGCTTGCTTATGCTTCGTGATTCAACAAAGCAACTTGCAACACAAGAGGCCTTATATCAAAGTACAATGACAAAGAGAATTATTAAAGCGCAAGAAGATGAAAGAAAACGAATTTCCCGCGAACTCCATGATAGTGTTGCACAAGAAATGTTAAGCGCGGTCATTGATTTACGGGTATTAAAATATATGGAAATTGACGATAAAGCATTGAAGAAGATTCAGCAAACAGAAGGTTCTTTGATGCGACTTCTTGAAGATATTCGTCATCTATCTGTAGAACTAAGGCCAGCTACCTTAGATGATTTAGGGTTAGAGGCAGCTTTTAGAACTCATTTTAAATGGATTGAAAAGAATTATGGGTTAGTGATTGAGTTCACTGCGAATTTACAAGAAAAACGATACGAAGGGGAAATTGAAACGGTTGTTTACCGTGTGTGTCAAGAGGCAGTTTTCAATGCGGTAAAATATGCGGGAACAGATTTGATTGCAGTAAGTCTCTTCGAACAGGAGGGCAACCTTGAACTGCATGTAGAAGATGAAGGGATCGGATTCGATATTAACGAGGGCCATTCAAAAGGAACCGGTCTTGGTTTATATGGGATGAGAGAACGTGCCGAACTTGTTGGAGGCCGATTAATCATTCAGTCGAAAGTGGAAGAAGGAACACGGATTTGCTTAAAAGTCCCGCTTCAATAG
- a CDS encoding GAF domain-containing protein, with protein sequence MRDQTPFNYEQALKKIKDKFHFDFIALALVQSAELRYVLKWEHVLGNKSDRYKRIVLQSGKGIAGNVFKTGKPFLVENVESEIGQTHLFNYPILIAESLTSFGAIPLYKDNRVKGVLLVAFRDDRGVTPDLFEQFKSEAVPTFSPYYHLEMVEE encoded by the coding sequence ATGCGTGACCAAACACCGTTCAACTATGAACAAGCACTTAAAAAAATAAAAGACAAATTCCACTTTGACTTTATCGCCTTAGCGCTCGTGCAATCAGCAGAACTTCGGTATGTATTAAAATGGGAGCATGTACTTGGAAACAAAAGTGACCGGTATAAAAGAATCGTTTTACAGTCGGGCAAAGGAATCGCAGGCAATGTATTTAAAACAGGAAAGCCTTTCCTAGTTGAGAATGTAGAAAGTGAAATAGGGCAAACACACTTATTTAACTATCCAATTCTAATTGCGGAATCGCTGACTAGCTTTGGAGCGATTCCGCTATATAAAGATAATCGTGTAAAGGGTGTACTTCTCGTTGCTTTCCGTGATGACCGGGGAGTAACGCCTGACCTTTTTGAACAATTCAAAAGTGAAGCGGTTCCAACGTTCAGTCCGTATTACCATTTGGAGATGGTGGAAGAATGA
- the narI gene encoding respiratory nitrate reductase subunit gamma produces MMEQFLWVIFPYLCIAIFIVGHIFRWRTDQFGWTAKSSEFIEKKQLMIGSLLFHIGIIPVIAGHVVGLGVPKEWTRAVGISDGLYHMGAFWVGGFFGVVTFLGMLILTSRRFTIKSVRELSSASDLIVNALLLFIVFIGMYSVIGTSITQPDFDYRESISIWFRKLLIFQPEASFMSSVPLAFQLHILSGFLITAIWPFTRLVHVWSVPLNYLERSYIIYRRHRQNTN; encoded by the coding sequence ATGATGGAGCAATTTCTTTGGGTTATTTTTCCGTATCTATGTATTGCGATTTTTATCGTCGGCCATATTTTCAGATGGCGAACTGATCAATTTGGCTGGACAGCGAAATCTAGTGAGTTTATTGAAAAGAAACAATTGATGATTGGAAGTTTATTATTCCATATCGGGATTATTCCTGTCATTGCAGGGCATGTTGTAGGTCTTGGTGTTCCAAAAGAATGGACACGTGCAGTTGGAATCAGTGATGGGCTTTACCATATGGGTGCCTTTTGGGTAGGTGGATTCTTTGGCGTTGTGACGTTTTTAGGTATGCTTATATTAACGTCGCGTCGTTTTACGATAAAAAGTGTGCGTGAATTATCGTCTGCTTCGGATTTAATTGTAAATGCATTGTTACTTTTTATCGTGTTTATCGGGATGTACAGTGTGATTGGTACAAGTATTACGCAACCTGATTTTGATTATCGCGAATCAATCTCGATTTGGTTTCGTAAGTTATTAATTTTCCAACCAGAAGCTAGCTTTATGTCGAGTGTTCCACTTGCCTTCCAACTCCATATCTTATCTGGTTTTCTAATAACGGCAATATGGCCATTTACAAGACTAGTTCACGTCTGGAGTGTACCATTAAATTATCTAGAAAGAAGTTATATTATATATAGAAGACATCGTCAGAATACTAATTGA
- the narJ gene encoding nitrate reductase molybdenum cofactor assembly chaperone, producing MIDLAKLYEEKHIFGFFANQLTYPEKLTYHPLVFEESVDSSHPAYEDLKIYWDEMHKYSLEEIKEMYTYTFDFQKETTLFMTYVKYEDAKDRGQMLARLKVLYEMFGLSMPNSELSDYLPLMCEFIYAAEWVGDDRAPRSFGMLLAVMEDGTYHLLKALEKYNSPYLYLVRGLRETFKSCIRQEAQRP from the coding sequence GTGATTGATTTAGCGAAGTTATATGAAGAAAAACATATCTTTGGCTTCTTTGCAAATCAACTTACGTACCCCGAAAAACTTACCTATCATCCGTTGGTGTTTGAAGAGTCTGTGGACTCTTCTCACCCAGCGTATGAAGATTTAAAGATTTATTGGGATGAAATGCATAAATACAGCCTTGAGGAAATTAAGGAAATGTATACATACACCTTCGATTTCCAAAAGGAAACGACTTTGTTCATGACTTATGTAAAGTATGAAGATGCAAAAGATCGCGGACAGATGCTTGCTAGGTTGAAGGTTTTATATGAAATGTTTGGTTTGAGTATGCCTAATAGTGAGTTATCTGATTATCTTCCTTTAATGTGTGAGTTCATCTACGCGGCTGAATGGGTAGGGGATGACAGAGCCCCAAGGAGTTTCGGGATGCTTTTAGCGGTGATGGAAGACGGTACTTATCATTTATTAAAAGCGCTCGAAAAGTATAATAGTCCCTATTTATATTTAGTCAGAGGATTGAGGGAAACATTTAAGTCTTGTATACGTCAGGAGGCGCAGCGGCCATGA
- the narH gene encoding nitrate reductase subunit beta, with protein sequence MKIKAQVAMVMNLDKCIGCHTCSVTCKSTWTNREGAEYMWFNNVETKPGIGYPKRWEDQKHYKGGWHLNKKGKLELKSGSKLSKIALGKIFYNPDMPEMKDYYEPWTYDYEKLTMAGESEHTPVARAKSAVTGEYMDLEWGPNWEDQLAGAHITGPNDPNIEKIEEEIKFNFEKAFMMYLPRLCEHCLNPSCVASCPSGAMYKRDEDGIVLVDQEACRGWRYCMTGCPYKKVYFNWKTNKAEKCTFCFPRVESGLPTVCSETCTGRIRYLGVLLYDADRVLEAASTPNEQDLYQAQCDLFLDPHDPEVIEQARKDGITEEWLEAAQNSPVYKLAIEYKLAFPLHPEYRTLPMVWYVPPLSPIMNYFEGKDSIKNPDAIFPAIEEMRIPIQYLANMLTAGDTETVKEALQRMAMMRSYMRALSSGQDFDESRLDRVGLTANQTKQMYRLLAIAKYEDRFVIPTSTRTKHMNAYRAQGSTGYEEMGDYSMGMTESPYSYAATVPMEDGSCDGCGPVAPKKTGKQIYEENFYGGIWRD encoded by the coding sequence TTGAAGATTAAAGCGCAAGTTGCAATGGTTATGAATTTAGATAAATGTATTGGGTGTCATACATGTAGTGTGACATGTAAATCCACATGGACGAATCGTGAAGGTGCTGAATATATGTGGTTTAATAACGTTGAAACAAAGCCAGGAATTGGTTACCCGAAACGATGGGAAGACCAAAAACACTACAAAGGTGGTTGGCACCTTAATAAAAAAGGGAAACTAGAATTAAAGTCAGGTTCAAAATTATCGAAAATAGCATTAGGTAAAATATTCTATAACCCTGACATGCCTGAAATGAAAGATTACTATGAGCCATGGACATATGACTATGAAAAATTAACGATGGCGGGAGAAAGTGAACACACGCCTGTAGCGCGTGCGAAATCCGCTGTAACTGGTGAATATATGGACCTAGAATGGGGACCAAACTGGGAAGACCAGTTGGCAGGTGCTCATATTACAGGGCCCAATGATCCAAACATCGAAAAAATTGAAGAAGAAATCAAATTTAATTTTGAAAAAGCATTTATGATGTACTTGCCAAGACTTTGCGAACATTGTTTGAATCCATCATGTGTTGCATCTTGTCCATCAGGCGCAATGTATAAACGCGATGAGGATGGAATTGTCCTTGTTGATCAAGAAGCTTGTCGTGGCTGGCGCTACTGTATGACCGGGTGTCCATATAAGAAAGTTTACTTCAATTGGAAAACAAATAAAGCGGAAAAATGTACATTCTGTTTCCCGCGTGTTGAGTCGGGATTACCAACAGTTTGTTCAGAGACATGTACTGGGCGTATTCGCTATTTAGGCGTCTTACTATACGATGCGGACCGCGTATTGGAAGCGGCTTCCACGCCTAATGAACAAGATTTATATCAAGCGCAATGTGACTTATTTCTTGACCCGCATGACCCTGAAGTGATTGAACAGGCGCGTAAAGACGGGATTACGGAAGAATGGCTTGAGGCAGCACAAAATTCACCAGTTTATAAATTAGCAATCGAATATAAACTTGCATTCCCATTACATCCAGAGTATCGGACACTTCCAATGGTTTGGTATGTGCCACCGTTAAGTCCAATCATGAACTACTTTGAAGGGAAAGATTCAATAAAAAATCCGGATGCAATTTTCCCGGCAATTGAAGAAATGCGTATTCCTATTCAGTACTTAGCAAATATGTTGACGGCAGGAGATACGGAGACCGTGAAAGAAGCGTTGCAACGTATGGCTATGATGAGGTCTTATATGAGAGCACTGTCCTCTGGCCAAGATTTTGATGAGTCGCGTCTTGATAGAGTAGGATTAACGGCAAATCAAACCAAGCAAATGTATCGTCTCCTAGCGATTGCAAAATATGAAGATCGTTTTGTCATTCCAACCTCGACAAGAACGAAGCATATGAATGCATATCGTGCACAAGGTTCAACTGGATATGAGGAAATGGGCGATTACAGTATGGGCATGACTGAAAGCCCATATAGTTATGCGGCAACAGTTCCTATGGAAGATGGCAGTTGTGATGGCTGCGGCCCAGTTGCACCAAAGAAAACAGGCAAACAAATTTATGAAGAGAACTTCTACGGGGGGATTTGGCGTGATTGA